The proteins below are encoded in one region of Palleronia sp. LCG004:
- a CDS encoding Gfo/Idh/MocA family oxidoreductase, with protein sequence MSGIGIIGCGVISGIYLENMARFPDLELRAVADLRPEAAEKAAAAHGVEALSVDALLAREDIDIVLNLTIPAAHAEVGRRVLEAGRHLYLEKPLAASVAEAREMLDLAEARGLRVGCAPDTFLGGGHQAARAALDEGAVGRPLGGSATMMVAGHERWHPNPDFYYSDPGGGPLMDMGPYYVTALVQLLGPVAEVAALSSRPRDARQIATGDRAGESVPVEVDTHILGILRFESGALVQLGMSFDVAGHWHAPLEIYGTEGSMKLPDPNRFDGQVELTGDRVLQAADRPHGDGNWRGLGLAEMAAAIREGRPHRADGALALHVLEVIEGVHGAAATRMTVGIDSRPPRPEPMREDLT encoded by the coding sequence ATGAGCGGGATCGGCATCATAGGCTGCGGCGTCATCAGCGGCATCTACCTCGAGAACATGGCGCGGTTCCCGGATCTGGAGCTTCGCGCCGTGGCCGATCTGCGGCCGGAGGCGGCCGAGAAGGCGGCGGCGGCACATGGCGTGGAGGCGCTGTCGGTCGATGCGCTGCTCGCGCGCGAGGATATCGACATCGTGCTGAACCTGACCATTCCGGCGGCGCATGCCGAGGTCGGGCGGCGCGTGCTCGAGGCGGGCAGGCATCTCTATCTGGAAAAGCCGCTGGCGGCGAGCGTGGCCGAGGCGCGCGAAATGCTGGATCTGGCCGAGGCGCGCGGGCTCAGGGTCGGATGCGCGCCCGACACGTTCCTCGGCGGCGGGCACCAGGCGGCGCGCGCGGCCCTCGACGAGGGGGCGGTGGGCCGGCCCCTGGGCGGCAGCGCGACGATGATGGTGGCGGGGCACGAACGCTGGCACCCGAATCCGGACTTCTACTATTCCGATCCGGGCGGCGGGCCGCTGATGGATATGGGGCCCTATTACGTGACCGCGCTGGTGCAGCTTCTGGGGCCGGTGGCCGAGGTCGCGGCGCTGTCGTCGCGGCCGCGCGACGCGCGCCAGATCGCGACGGGGGATCGCGCGGGCGAGAGCGTTCCGGTCGAGGTCGACACGCATATCCTGGGGATCCTGCGGTTCGAGAGCGGCGCGCTGGTGCAGCTTGGCATGAGCTTCGACGTGGCCGGGCACTGGCACGCGCCGCTCGAGATCTACGGCACCGAAGGCTCGATGAAGCTGCCCGATCCGAACCGCTTCGACGGGCAGGTCGAACTGACGGGTGACCGCGTCCTGCAGGCCGCCGACCGCCCGCACGGAGACGGCAACTGGCGGGGCCTCGGGCTTGCCGAGATGGCGGCGGCGATCCGGGAGGGCCGTCCGCATCGCGCCGACGGCGCGCTGGCGCTGCATGTGCTCGAGGTGATCGAGGGCGTGCACGGCGCGGCCGCCACCCGAATGACGGTCGGGATCGACAGCCGGCCGCCCCGACCCGAACCGATGAGAGAGGATCTGACATGA
- a CDS encoding sn-glycerol-3-phosphate ABC transporter ATP-binding protein UgpC — translation MAEVRLENVTKAFGAVTVIPDLSLTVPDKSFTVLVGPSGCGKSTLLRLIAGLERPTKGTIRIGDEDVTTKEPSKRGISMVFQSYALYPHMTVARNIDFGLRISGMPKEEREARLAEAARILALEDHLERKPSELSGGQRQRVAIGRSIVRNPKVFLFDEPLSNLDAALRTQMRVELAELHQSIDSTMIYVTHDQVEAMTLADQIVVMNKGRIEQIGSPMDLYDTPASVFVAGFVGSPKMNLIPGKTFGAPEAATVGIRPEHMEVTEGEGFDAKARVVETLGSDTIAHVRADTLGDVIVRLPGHMRLRDGERIRVRPNPDHLHFFDENDRRMEGVTA, via the coding sequence ATGGCCGAAGTCAGACTGGAGAACGTGACCAAGGCCTTCGGGGCCGTGACGGTCATTCCCGATTTGTCGCTGACCGTGCCCGACAAGTCCTTCACGGTGCTGGTGGGGCCGTCGGGCTGCGGGAAATCCACGCTGCTGCGCCTGATCGCGGGGCTCGAACGGCCGACCAAGGGCACGATCCGCATCGGCGACGAGGACGTGACCACGAAGGAGCCGTCGAAGCGGGGCATCTCGATGGTGTTCCAGTCCTACGCGCTCTATCCGCACATGACGGTCGCGCGGAACATCGATTTCGGGCTCAGGATCAGCGGCATGCCCAAGGAGGAGCGCGAGGCGCGGCTGGCCGAGGCGGCGCGGATCCTCGCGCTGGAGGATCACCTCGAGCGCAAGCCGTCGGAGCTGTCGGGCGGGCAGCGCCAGAGGGTCGCGATCGGACGGTCGATCGTGCGGAACCCCAAGGTGTTCCTGTTCGACGAGCCGCTGTCGAACCTCGATGCGGCGCTGAGGACGCAGATGCGCGTGGAGCTGGCCGAGCTGCACCAGTCGATCGATTCCACGATGATCTACGTCACCCACGACCAGGTCGAGGCGATGACGCTGGCCGACCAGATCGTGGTGATGAACAAGGGCCGGATCGAGCAGATCGGCAGCCCGATGGACCTTTACGACACGCCGGCCTCGGTCTTCGTCGCGGGTTTCGTGGGGTCGCCCAAGATGAACCTGATCCCCGGCAAGACCTTCGGGGCCCCCGAGGCCGCGACGGTGGGCATCCGGCCGGAGCACATGGAGGTCACCGAGGGCGAGGGGTTCGACGCGAAGGCCCGCGTGGTCGAGACGCTGGGCTCGGACACGATCGCCCATGTGCGCGCCGACACCCTCGGCGACGTCATCGTGCGGCTGCCCGGGCACATGCGTCTCAGGGACGGGGAGCGGATCAGGGTCAGGCCCAATCCCGACCACCTGCATTTCTTCGACGAGAACGATCGCCGCATGGAGGGCGTCACGGCATGA
- a CDS encoding glycoside hydrolase family 43 protein — protein sequence MKIENPILPGFNPDPSILRVGGDYYIATSTFEWYPGVQIHHSRDLKHWRLVTRPLERAGQLDMRGDPDSGGIWAPCLTHSDGLYWLIYTDVKRRDGAWKDAHNYLVTAPSIEGPWSDRIYLNSSGFDPSLFHDADGRKWLLNMIWNHNKAGGDKFGGIVIQEYSVEEQRLKGEIRNIYRGTDHKLTEGPHLYRRDGYYYLLTAEGGTGYDHAATMARSRDLFGPYETDPAKHILTSKDTDPGHLLQRAGHADIVETEAGEHFMVHLCSRPLDATRGAVTGAGIHSDDVRRSPLGRETSIQRLIWEEGAFPRLAHGGPAPAAGIEGPDLPEHPWEAAPARRTFEGALPPEFQWLRTPEPDRLFSLTERAGALRIFGRESPGSQFEHALVARRQEHLNFAAETEIEISPGDYQHFAGLIAWYGRNKFHYLAVTADEAGARVLTIYSCAAEWPDPKVSIPITPVPLPEGPVRLGLDVEGATLRFRYAAAGGEWTDAGVALDQSAISDEAGNGPGNNFTGAFVGMCAHDTSGRGRPADFLSFTYEAR from the coding sequence ATGAAAATCGAGAACCCCATCCTGCCGGGATTCAATCCCGATCCGTCGATCCTCCGCGTGGGGGGCGACTACTACATCGCGACCTCGACCTTCGAATGGTATCCGGGCGTGCAGATCCACCATTCGCGCGACCTCAAGCACTGGCGGCTTGTCACGCGGCCGCTGGAGCGGGCGGGGCAGCTCGACATGCGGGGCGATCCGGATTCGGGCGGCATCTGGGCACCGTGCCTGACGCATTCCGACGGGCTCTACTGGCTGATCTACACGGATGTGAAGCGGCGCGACGGGGCGTGGAAGGACGCGCACAACTACCTCGTCACGGCACCGTCGATCGAGGGGCCGTGGTCGGACCGGATCTATCTCAACTCCTCGGGTTTCGATCCGTCGCTGTTCCACGACGCGGACGGGCGGAAGTGGCTGCTCAACATGATCTGGAACCACAACAAGGCCGGCGGCGACAAGTTCGGCGGCATCGTGATCCAGGAATATTCGGTGGAGGAGCAGCGCCTCAAGGGCGAGATCCGCAACATCTATCGCGGGACCGACCACAAGCTGACCGAGGGGCCGCATCTCTACCGGCGGGACGGATACTACTACCTGCTGACGGCCGAGGGCGGCACCGGCTACGACCATGCGGCGACGATGGCGCGGTCGCGCGACCTGTTCGGCCCCTACGAGACCGACCCGGCCAAGCACATCCTGACGTCCAAGGATACCGATCCGGGGCACCTGCTGCAGCGCGCGGGCCATGCCGATATCGTCGAGACCGAGGCGGGCGAGCATTTCATGGTGCATCTCTGCTCCCGACCGCTCGACGCGACGCGGGGGGCGGTGACCGGCGCGGGCATCCATTCCGACGACGTGCGCCGTTCGCCCCTGGGCCGCGAGACGTCGATCCAGCGACTGATCTGGGAGGAGGGGGCGTTTCCGCGCCTCGCCCATGGCGGGCCCGCCCCGGCGGCCGGGATAGAGGGGCCGGACCTGCCCGAGCATCCGTGGGAGGCCGCGCCCGCGCGCCGGACCTTCGAGGGCGCGCTGCCGCCCGAGTTCCAGTGGCTGAGGACGCCCGAGCCGGACCGGCTGTTCTCGCTGACCGAGCGTGCGGGCGCGCTGAGGATCTTTGGCCGCGAAAGCCCCGGATCGCAGTTCGAGCACGCGCTCGTCGCGCGGCGTCAGGAGCATCTCAACTTCGCGGCCGAGACCGAGATCGAGATAAGCCCCGGCGATTACCAACATTTCGCGGGCCTGATCGCGTGGTACGGGCGCAACAAGTTCCACTACCTCGCCGTGACGGCCGACGAGGCGGGCGCGCGGGTCCTGACGATCTATAGCTGCGCGGCGGAATGGCCGGACCCGAAGGTGTCGATCCCCATCACGCCCGTGCCGCTGCCGGAGGGGCCGGTGCGGCTCGGGCTCGACGTGGAGGGCGCGACGCTGCGCTTCCGCTATGCCGCGGCGGGCGGGGAGTGGACCGATGCGGGCGTCGCCCTCGATCAATCCGCGATCTCGGACGAGGCGGGCAACGGGCCGGGCAACAACTTCACCGGGGCCTTCGTGGGGATGTGCGCGCACGACACCTCAGGGCGCGGACGGCCCGCCGATTTCCTTTCCTTCACCTACGAGGCACGCTGA
- a CDS encoding carbohydrate ABC transporter permease — protein sequence MTAHVWRNLARLTVLLIVSAFVLAPLWATVMGGFKTNAEIRTAAFSVPEAWNLEFYSGIVTDPAFWRYMGNSLLISSAAVVLTLIVGSAAAYVFAQVKFFGSEFIFSYLLLGLMFPFATAILPLFIKVRDIGLLDTYWAVILPQTAFGLSLAILLFRTFFQQLPKELFEAAYIDGCGYVRFFLRFTLPLSTPILATVGVFVFVQSWNNFLLPLVVLNSRDVFTWPLGMMQYRGEYVTQWNQTLAFVTLSLVPAVVFFLAAQKYIVAGLTGGAVKG from the coding sequence ATGACGGCGCATGTCTGGCGCAACCTCGCGCGGCTGACGGTCCTGCTGATCGTCTCGGCCTTCGTGCTGGCCCCGCTCTGGGCGACGGTGATGGGGGGCTTCAAGACCAATGCGGAGATCCGCACGGCCGCCTTCTCGGTGCCCGAGGCGTGGAACCTCGAATTCTACAGCGGCATCGTCACCGACCCGGCGTTCTGGCGGTACATGGGCAATTCGCTGCTGATCTCGTCGGCGGCGGTGGTGCTGACGCTGATCGTGGGATCGGCCGCCGCCTATGTCTTTGCGCAGGTGAAGTTCTTCGGGTCGGAATTCATCTTTTCCTACCTGCTGCTGGGGCTGATGTTTCCCTTCGCGACCGCGATCCTGCCGCTCTTCATCAAGGTGCGGGATATCGGGCTGCTGGATACCTACTGGGCGGTGATCCTGCCGCAGACGGCCTTCGGCCTCAGCCTCGCCATCCTGCTGTTCCGGACGTTCTTCCAGCAACTGCCCAAGGAGCTGTTCGAGGCGGCCTATATCGACGGCTGCGGCTATGTGCGGTTCTTCCTGAGGTTCACGCTGCCGCTCTCGACGCCGATCCTGGCCACGGTGGGCGTCTTCGTCTTCGTACAGAGCTGGAACAACTTCCTGCTGCCGCTCGTGGTGCTGAACTCGCGCGACGTGTTCACCTGGCCGCTCGGCATGATGCAGTATCGCGGCGAATACGTGACCCAGTGGAACCAGACGCTCGCCTTCGTGACGCTGTCGCTGGTGCCGGCCGTCGTCTTCTTCCTCGCCGCACAGAAATACATCGTCGCCGGTCTCACGGGCGGCGCGGTCAAAGGCTGA
- a CDS encoding sugar ABC transporter permease: MTETTMPAPDRRPGFAERMRAAASSGRLSAALILLPPALILFTLFVILPLGESGWYAFYDWNGYGTPEDFVGLRNFEQMFGHSVFSVAVGNTVKILVISLLVQMPLALLLALLVYKQTPSNAVFRLIFFVPYIMAEVAAGLIWSFVFDGNYGVTASIATTLGIDRFFVLADRDLAFYAIMVVIVWKYFGFHMMIYIAALQGVPDDQIEAAQIEGASRTQIVRHVQIPHIAPAIAVSAFFAIIGALQVFDIIIPLTNGGPSNQTHTIVTYLYEFGLTRLRIGYGSAVGVVLFVAAVLTAVFYQRIFMKRGAS, translated from the coding sequence ATGACCGAGACGACCATGCCCGCGCCGGATCGCCGGCCGGGATTCGCCGAGCGCATGCGCGCGGCGGCCTCGAGCGGACGGCTGAGTGCCGCGCTGATCCTGCTGCCGCCCGCGCTGATCCTCTTCACGCTGTTCGTGATCCTGCCGCTCGGGGAATCGGGCTGGTACGCGTTCTACGACTGGAACGGCTACGGCACGCCCGAGGATTTCGTGGGCCTGCGCAACTTCGAGCAGATGTTCGGGCATTCGGTGTTCTCGGTCGCGGTCGGCAACACGGTGAAGATCCTCGTCATCTCGCTGCTGGTGCAGATGCCGCTCGCGCTGCTGCTGGCGCTGCTCGTCTACAAGCAGACGCCGAGCAACGCGGTCTTCCGGCTGATCTTCTTCGTGCCCTACATCATGGCCGAGGTGGCGGCGGGCCTCATCTGGAGCTTCGTCTTCGACGGCAATTACGGGGTCACGGCCTCGATCGCCACGACGCTCGGGATCGACCGGTTCTTCGTGCTGGCCGATCGCGACCTCGCCTTCTACGCGATCATGGTGGTGATCGTGTGGAAGTATTTCGGCTTTCACATGATGATCTACATCGCGGCGCTTCAGGGCGTGCCCGACGACCAGATCGAGGCCGCGCAGATCGAGGGGGCGAGCCGCACGCAGATCGTGCGCCACGTGCAGATCCCGCATATCGCGCCCGCCATCGCGGTCAGCGCCTTCTTCGCGATCATCGGCGCGCTGCAGGTCTTCGACATCATCATTCCGCTGACCAATGGCGGCCCGTCGAACCAGACGCACACCATCGTCACCTATCTCTACGAGTTCGGCCTGACGCGGCTCAGGATCGGTTACGGCAGCGCGGTGGGCGTCGTGCTCTTCGTCGCGGCGGTGCTGACGGCGGTGTTCTACCAGCGGATCTTCATGAAGAGGGGGGCGTCATGA
- a CDS encoding ABC transporter substrate-binding protein, whose translation MIYRATTAMALALGLGAGGAYAQQTEVNILRVQPGDEEEAFYAEVEAAYEAEHPDVDVVFEYIANEAYKSRLPTLLQSDARPDIFYSWGGETLREQAEAGFLQPIAEMVPEEALSTFPEAALNLYTVDGSLYGLPLYATEVIFWVNTDLTGQAGVDHTQIETWEDFLAAVQTLKDADVTPIVAGAQDKWPVHFYWSYLALREGGPDVITNAMAGEDGGFENEAFVAAGEDMQELVALEPFQPGVMGTTYETASGMFADGAGAFHLMGDWDYLPMRGRATDGEGLSDEQLAIMPFPVITDPVAEGGADATLGGINGWAVTQGAPQEAVDFLTYLLNRDNQQAIAERGIFIPIVEGADEALENPFFQQVAQDINQSSYHQVFLDQFLGASVGATVNDVSADLVAGATTPEEAAERVQEAWDFR comes from the coding sequence ATGATCTATCGTGCGACGACCGCGATGGCGCTCGCTCTCGGCCTCGGTGCCGGCGGCGCCTATGCCCAGCAGACCGAGGTGAACATCCTGCGCGTGCAGCCGGGCGACGAGGAAGAGGCCTTCTATGCCGAGGTCGAGGCCGCCTACGAGGCCGAGCACCCCGACGTGGACGTGGTCTTCGAATACATCGCGAACGAGGCCTACAAGTCGCGGCTGCCGACGCTGCTGCAATCGGATGCGCGGCCCGACATCTTCTATTCGTGGGGCGGCGAGACGCTGCGCGAGCAGGCGGAGGCCGGGTTCCTCCAGCCCATCGCCGAGATGGTCCCCGAGGAGGCGCTCTCGACCTTTCCGGAGGCGGCGCTGAACCTCTATACCGTGGACGGGTCGCTTTACGGTCTGCCGCTCTATGCGACGGAGGTGATCTTCTGGGTCAATACCGACCTTACCGGGCAGGCGGGCGTGGACCATACCCAGATCGAGACCTGGGAGGATTTCCTGGCCGCGGTGCAGACGCTCAAGGATGCGGATGTCACGCCGATCGTGGCGGGGGCGCAGGACAAGTGGCCGGTGCATTTCTACTGGAGCTATCTCGCGCTGCGCGAGGGCGGCCCCGACGTCATCACCAACGCGATGGCGGGCGAGGATGGCGGCTTCGAGAACGAGGCCTTCGTGGCGGCGGGCGAGGACATGCAGGAGCTCGTCGCGCTCGAGCCGTTCCAGCCGGGCGTGATGGGCACGACCTACGAGACGGCGTCGGGCATGTTCGCCGACGGGGCGGGGGCGTTCCACCTGATGGGCGACTGGGACTATCTGCCGATGCGGGGCCGGGCGACGGATGGCGAGGGGCTGTCGGACGAACAGCTCGCCATCATGCCGTTCCCGGTCATCACCGATCCGGTCGCCGAGGGCGGGGCGGATGCCACGCTCGGCGGGATCAACGGCTGGGCGGTGACGCAGGGCGCGCCGCAGGAGGCGGTCGATTTCCTGACCTACCTCCTTAACCGCGACAACCAGCAGGCCATCGCCGAGCGGGGGATCTTCATCCCGATCGTCGAGGGCGCAGACGAGGCGCTGGAGAACCCGTTCTTCCAGCAGGTGGCGCAGGACATCAACCAGTCGAGCTATCACCAGGTGTTCCTCGACCAGTTCCTGGGCGCGTCGGTCGGCGCGACGGTGAACGACGTCTCGGCCGATCTGGTGGCGGGGGCGACCACGCCCGAAGAGGCCGCCGAGCGGGTCCAGGAGGCCTGGGACTTCCGCTGA
- a CDS encoding substrate-binding domain-containing protein → MARPTIHDVARVAGVSLSTVDRVLNRRVSVRQATRDQVEDAMRSLGYIRNSAAASLARGRTRRFDFLIPSGANSFMRMLESEVAAYSETLAADTVEVEVRTVPAFDERALAEALERVDADGVAFVAVDSPAVREAVRGLRARGLGVVTVVSDLPAELRDHFVGIDNIWAGRTAAGLLGRFCDARPGAIATIAGSMVVQDHAERRLGFQQVMATDFAQLELLPMIEAYDDAEVVEARVAALVADNPGISGIYSLGAGNRGLVAALARLPHRPRVVVHELTDLSRRWLLENRIDAVIRQDPAREARSALRTLIALSSERPFHFNENQVGIEIFLRDNLP, encoded by the coding sequence ATGGCGAGACCCACCATTCATGACGTGGCCCGCGTGGCGGGGGTCAGCCTCTCGACGGTGGACCGGGTGCTGAACCGGCGCGTCTCGGTCCGGCAGGCGACGCGGGACCAGGTCGAGGACGCGATGCGGTCGCTTGGATACATCCGCAACAGCGCGGCCGCGAGCCTCGCACGCGGGCGGACGCGGCGCTTCGACTTTCTGATCCCGAGCGGTGCCAACAGCTTCATGCGGATGCTCGAAAGCGAGGTGGCGGCCTATTCCGAGACGCTGGCCGCCGACACGGTCGAGGTCGAGGTGCGGACCGTGCCCGCCTTCGACGAGCGCGCGCTGGCCGAGGCGCTGGAGCGGGTCGATGCCGACGGCGTGGCCTTCGTCGCGGTCGATTCGCCCGCCGTGCGCGAGGCGGTGCGCGGGCTGAGGGCGCGCGGGCTGGGGGTGGTGACGGTCGTGTCCGATCTGCCCGCGGAGCTGCGCGATCATTTCGTCGGCATCGACAATATCTGGGCCGGACGCACCGCCGCGGGCCTTCTGGGGCGGTTCTGCGACGCGCGTCCGGGCGCGATCGCGACGATCGCGGGGTCGATGGTGGTGCAGGACCATGCCGAGCGCAGGCTCGGCTTTCAGCAGGTGATGGCCACGGATTTCGCGCAGCTCGAGCTGTTGCCGATGATCGAGGCCTATGACGATGCGGAGGTCGTGGAGGCGCGGGTCGCGGCACTTGTCGCGGACAACCCCGGGATTTCCGGGATCTACAGCCTCGGGGCGGGCAACAGGGGCCTTGTCGCCGCGCTGGCGCGGCTGCCGCACAGGCCGCGCGTCGTGGTCCACGAACTGACCGACCTGTCGCGGCGCTGGCTGCTGGAGAACCGGATCGACGCGGTGATCCGGCAGGACCCCGCGCGCGAGGCACGATCGGCGCTGAGGACGCTGATCGCGCTGAGCTCGGAACGGCCGTTCCATTTCAACGAGAACCAGGTCGGGATCGAGATCTTCCTGCGCGACAATCTGCCCTGA
- a CDS encoding c-type cytochrome, with protein MHKIHILAALGCFMAAPALADHDGAEHAEETGAPASMSAEVDLDLAEGIYGRSCRACHGNKAQGVASYPNLSDQTPEEIAAKLETYRAGERVGPNSVLMIQNAKDLSDTEIASLAQYVTSAFD; from the coding sequence ATGCACAAGATCCACATTCTGGCCGCGCTCGGCTGTTTCATGGCCGCGCCCGCGCTGGCCGACCATGACGGCGCGGAGCACGCCGAGGAAACCGGGGCCCCGGCCTCGATGTCGGCCGAGGTCGATCTCGACCTGGCCGAGGGGATCTACGGGCGCAGCTGCCGCGCCTGCCACGGCAACAAGGCGCAGGGGGTGGCGAGCTATCCAAACCTCTCCGACCAGACCCCGGAGGAGATCGCCGCCAAGCTCGAGACCTACCGCGCGGGCGAGCGTGTGGGCCCGAACTCCGTCCTGATGATCCAGAACGCCAAGGATCTTTCCGACACGGAGATCGCCAGCCTCGCGCAATACGTCACCAGCGCCTTCGACTGA
- a CDS encoding PQQ-dependent sugar dehydrogenase → MTPTRPGFGALLAGTAILAAPALAQDGMNTTSLQHEIVLDGLENPWDMAFLDDGTMLFTEKCKGLSVRMPDGTVTPLYGVGETEGYPASGSDLFCEGQGGMMGVAFDPDFADNRRIYVYASSEMSDPHTNRLMRFTLNDDFTEVSDRTDIVDDIPYKMEASDHPFGGPGAHNGGRVRFGPEGALWLTTGDNHNEEIPQSPTMMGSKVLRMDTDGAAHADNTPPDGFDPRTYTFGHRNVQGIAFHPETGQTIVAEHGPWHSDEITVLVNGGNGGWDPRSNMAGRGDCPDDYCGYMPNQNEGMNRYERAAFMPMTDFATYPDAMPPVWENNGWSQGTSSAAFLEGEGWGEWDGAMVVGIMGIGFGGTPIGQRIDVVEFYDDDGTLMVEDVTEMTLPMESGRFRSLVLGPEGSLYAAVDEGQIHKLTPAR, encoded by the coding sequence ATGACACCGACACGGCCAGGCTTCGGCGCGCTTCTCGCCGGCACCGCGATCCTCGCGGCGCCCGCGCTCGCGCAGGACGGAATGAACACCACCAGTCTCCAGCACGAGATCGTGCTCGACGGGCTCGAGAACCCCTGGGACATGGCGTTCCTTGACGACGGAACGATGCTCTTCACCGAGAAATGCAAGGGCCTGTCGGTCAGGATGCCCGACGGCACCGTCACGCCCCTCTATGGCGTGGGCGAGACCGAAGGCTATCCCGCGAGCGGCTCGGACCTCTTCTGCGAGGGACAGGGCGGGATGATGGGCGTGGCCTTCGATCCCGACTTCGCCGACAACCGCCGCATCTACGTCTATGCCAGCTCCGAGATGTCGGACCCGCATACCAACCGGCTGATGCGCTTCACCCTCAACGACGATTTCACCGAAGTCTCGGACCGCACCGACATCGTCGACGACATTCCCTACAAGATGGAGGCATCGGACCACCCCTTCGGCGGGCCGGGCGCCCATAACGGCGGCCGCGTGCGCTTCGGTCCCGAAGGCGCGCTCTGGCTCACGACCGGCGACAACCACAACGAGGAAATCCCGCAGAGCCCGACGATGATGGGCTCCAAGGTCCTGCGGATGGATACCGACGGCGCGGCACATGCCGACAACACCCCGCCCGACGGGTTCGACCCGCGCACCTACACGTTCGGCCACCGCAACGTGCAGGGCATCGCCTTCCACCCCGAAACCGGCCAGACCATCGTGGCCGAGCACGGGCCATGGCATTCCGACGAGATCACCGTGCTCGTGAACGGCGGCAACGGCGGCTGGGACCCGCGGTCCAACATGGCCGGGCGCGGGGATTGCCCGGACGATTACTGCGGGTACATGCCGAACCAGAACGAGGGGATGAACCGCTACGAACGCGCGGCCTTCATGCCGATGACCGATTTCGCGACCTATCCCGACGCCATGCCGCCCGTATGGGAGAATAACGGCTGGTCGCAGGGCACCTCCTCGGCCGCCTTCCTCGAGGGCGAGGGCTGGGGCGAATGGGACGGCGCGATGGTCGTCGGCATCATGGGCATCGGCTTCGGCGGCACGCCGATCGGCCAGCGCATCGACGTGGTCGAGTTCTACGACGACGACGGCACGCTCATGGTCGAAGACGTGACCGAGATGACCCTGCCGATGGAAAGCGGGCGGTTCCGCTCGCTCGTGCTCGGGCCCGAGGGCAGCCTCTATGCCGCCGTGGACGAGGGGCAGATCCACAAGCTCACGCCCGCACGGTAA
- a CDS encoding TRAP transporter large permease, with the protein MELLLILGGMAVLLVLRVPVAFAMLLPSLAYIGMSPRISMGVGVQRVTALLDSFPLLAVPLFIFVGFLANAAGLADKLIKALLVLTGKVRGSLAYVNVNASLVFSWMSGSALADSAALGSVLVPTMRKNGYDPNFAAAITAASSTMGPIMPPSIAAVLYAVLTGASVAATFFAGVVPALLIFVALTVYIYVYARNRTELKVEPIPREEAVRTLLGALPIFFAPVILLGGILGGIFTPTEAAAATAMYLLILSFVCRWLTLRGLYQTLAQTAATTGRVMIIASVGALFAYILAREQIPQQAAGFLISLTENPILFLLLLNIFLLLVGMVLEPASALLVTVPIFYPIAQEYGIDPIHLGVVVIFNLTLGLMTPPVCLVLHMLAQVGNLNFGGVLRATVPLLVILFGVLLVVTYVPALTLTLPRLLGF; encoded by the coding sequence ATGGAGCTTCTTCTCATCCTGGGCGGCATGGCCGTCCTCCTCGTCCTGCGGGTGCCGGTGGCCTTCGCGATGCTGCTGCCCTCGCTCGCCTATATCGGGATGTCGCCGCGCATCTCGATGGGGGTGGGGGTGCAGCGCGTCACCGCGCTGCTCGACAGCTTTCCGCTGCTGGCGGTGCCGCTCTTCATCTTCGTGGGGTTCCTCGCCAATGCGGCCGGTCTGGCCGACAAGCTGATCAAGGCGCTGCTGGTCCTGACCGGCAAGGTGCGCGGGTCGCTGGCCTATGTGAACGTGAACGCCTCGCTGGTCTTTTCGTGGATGAGCGGCTCGGCCCTCGCGGATTCGGCCGCGCTCGGATCGGTGCTGGTGCCGACGATGCGCAAGAACGGCTACGATCCGAACTTCGCGGCGGCGATCACGGCGGCCTCGTCCACGATGGGGCCGATCATGCCGCCCTCGATCGCGGCCGTCCTCTATGCGGTGCTGACCGGCGCATCGGTCGCGGCGACCTTCTTTGCGGGCGTGGTGCCGGCGCTGCTGATCTTCGTCGCGCTCACCGTCTATATCTATGTCTATGCGCGCAACCGGACCGAGCTGAAGGTCGAGCCGATCCCGCGCGAGGAGGCGGTGCGCACGCTTCTGGGCGCGCTGCCGATCTTCTTCGCGCCGGTGATCCTGCTGGGCGGGATCCTGGGCGGGATCTTCACGCCGACCGAGGCCGCGGCGGCGACGGCGATGTATCTGCTGATCCTGTCCTTCGTCTGCCGGTGGCTGACGCTGAGGGGCCTCTACCAGACGCTTGCCCAGACGGCGGCGACGACGGGCCGGGTGATGATCATCGCGAGCGTCGGCGCGCTCTTCGCCTATATCCTCGCGCGCGAGCAGATCCCGCAGCAGGCGGCGGGGTTCCTGATCTCGCTGACCGAGAACCCGATCCTGTTCCTGCTGCTTCTCAACATCTTCCTGCTGCTCGTGGGGATGGTGCTGGAGCCCGCCTCGGCGCTGCTGGTGACGGTGCCGATCTTTTACCCCATCGCGCAGGAATACGGGATCGACCCGATCCATCTGGGCGTGGTGGTGATCTTCAACCTGACGCTGGGGCTGATGACGCCGCCGGTCTGCCTGGTGCTGCACATGCTGGCGCAGGTCGGCAACCTGAATTTCGGCGGCGTGCTGCGGGCGACGGTGCCGTTGCTGGTCATCCTGTTCGGGGTTCTGCTGGTCGTGACCTACGTGCCGGCGCTGACGCTGACCCTGCCGCGACTGCTGGGGTTCTGA